The following are encoded in a window of Mycoplasma anserisalpingitidis genomic DNA:
- a CDS encoding MAG1430 family protein translates to MRIKLKNIILGSILAISIGTSVALLSTKAVYDKNSPKNKNIVPIKTTGLTFDLSELELIVKDNILKTKYASDFSDSYPRLFKNDVSAFYELRYKNYWEDQFKLKDINDFADKNFSLVTKKLRNINELYLDYDVTFYSYANDFTGELFLKIILIDKEDQKLYNDKKLESSKIRRFEQLYKVDGFKKLEKVENSNYYKFYPHSGSISKIKIKNYIKGYETVEKFKKAISDSYENEKAQTLNSLLWDAVKYTNSTNVDYSSVRLQLNVNENDSDLVSLNIPVYSKVYEANKEELSKINEKVNVGNNIQVEMFYLDFLYANEIYDLLTVTQKDGSHIYGLTVDEISKGYDSETMSYNNLKIDVVKTIGTSEEKYKENQEKLEKLLDKFDIQFYPPVRNIETNCLEISYKLIPHRTLFNKENSLIEFDFTSKFITPSNTNDKKGFSLDSFKIESSSNENDTNTEENSDSQE, encoded by the coding sequence ATGAGAATAAAACTAAAAAATATTATTTTAGGATCTATTTTAGCAATTTCAATTGGGACATCGGTTGCTTTACTGTCAACTAAAGCTGTGTATGATAAAAATAGTCCAAAAAATAAAAATATTGTTCCAATTAAAACAACTGGATTAACTTTTGATTTATCTGAATTAGAACTCATTGTTAAAGATAATATTTTAAAAACAAAATATGCAAGTGATTTTTCAGATTCATACCCAAGATTATTCAAAAATGATGTTTCAGCATTTTATGAACTAAGATATAAAAATTATTGAGAAGATCAATTTAAGTTAAAAGATATAAATGATTTTGCTGACAAAAATTTCTCATTAGTAACTAAAAAATTAAGAAATATCAATGAATTATATTTAGATTATGATGTTACTTTTTATAGCTATGCTAATGATTTTACTGGAGAATTATTCTTAAAGATTATACTTATTGACAAAGAAGACCAAAAACTTTATAATGATAAAAAACTTGAATCAAGTAAAATTAGAAGATTTGAGCAATTATATAAGGTGGATGGATTTAAAAAATTAGAAAAAGTTGAAAATTCTAACTATTATAAATTTTATCCACATTCGGGCTCAATAAGTAAAATAAAAATAAAGAACTATATCAAAGGTTATGAAACGGTTGAAAAATTTAAAAAAGCTATTTCTGATAGTTATGAAAATGAAAAAGCACAAACATTAAATAGTTTACTTTGAGATGCTGTTAAATACACTAACTCTACCAATGTAGATTATTCAAGTGTTAGATTGCAATTAAACGTTAATGAGAATGATTCTGATTTAGTTTCATTAAATATTCCAGTTTATTCAAAAGTGTATGAAGCTAATAAAGAAGAATTATCAAAAATCAACGAAAAAGTTAATGTCGGGAATAACATTCAAGTTGAAATGTTTTACCTAGATTTTCTTTATGCTAATGAAATTTATGATTTATTAACTGTAACCCAAAAAGATGGTTCACATATTTATGGTTTAACTGTTGATGAAATTTCTAAAGGTTATGATAGTGAAACTATGAGCTACAATAATTTAAAAATTGATGTAGTAAAAACTATTGGAACTAGTGAAGAAAAATATAAAGAAAATCAAGAAAAATTAGAGAAATTACTTGACAAATTCGATATTCAATTTTATCCACCTGTAAGAAATATTGAAACAAATTGCTTAGAGATTTCATATAAACTCATTCCACATAGAACTTTATTCAATAAAGAAAATAGTTTAATTGAATTTGATTTTACTTCAAAATTCATTACCCCTTCAAATACAAATGATAAAAAAGGATTTTCATTGGATTCCTTTAAAATAGAATCTAGCTCAAATGAAAACGATACAAATACTGAAGAAAATTCTGATAGTCAGGAATAA
- the pyk gene encoding pyruvate kinase, with product MNLINKRSKLVATIGPSSDNYDTLRSLIENGVTTVRANFSHGDHSEQLNKFVLGQQISKDLRIPVSLMLDTKGPEIRVGKMKDGVQQIKAGTELLIWTTEDKYKNFEGTDTEITVAYDMSADLIVGNQVLLDDGKLSTVVTEVGKGYVKAKAENSHKLKTNKRINLPGVDFTLPFLAQKDIDDVIFGIKSGINYVAASFVNSAKNVKELRELLNANGGEHVQIISKIESHLGVTNIDEIIAESDGIMVARGDLGLEIPYYDVPYFQKVMIRKCREAGKPVIVATQMLDSMENNPHPTRAEVTDVYLATELGADSTMLSGESANGKFPLESVKVMSAINRRAEKEFYSKNYYDVQLEEVRKNSDPENPRSLIAYEVANRVRRGDYKYAIVLSRTGQLLKEVAKFRPNTAIIGIVNDEKMINAFGATSSVFTSVDSLRLFNEIKNNHASAIEALEPYEPQPGDKYLVVENHSITEHVVK from the coding sequence ATGAACTTAATTAACAAAAGAAGTAAGTTAGTTGCTACAATCGGTCCATCTAGTGACAATTACGATACATTACGTTCTTTAATTGAAAACGGAGTTACAACAGTTAGAGCTAACTTCAGTCATGGAGATCACTCAGAACAATTAAATAAATTCGTTCTTGGACAACAAATTTCAAAAGACTTAAGAATTCCTGTTTCATTAATGTTAGATACAAAAGGACCAGAAATTCGTGTTGGAAAAATGAAAGATGGTGTTCAACAAATTAAAGCTGGTACAGAATTACTTATTTGAACTACAGAAGATAAATACAAAAACTTTGAAGGAACAGATACTGAAATAACTGTTGCTTATGACATGTCAGCTGACTTAATTGTTGGAAACCAAGTTTTATTAGATGATGGTAAATTATCTACAGTAGTTACAGAAGTTGGTAAAGGTTATGTTAAAGCTAAAGCTGAAAACTCACACAAATTAAAAACAAATAAACGTATTAACCTTCCAGGAGTTGACTTTACACTTCCATTCTTAGCTCAAAAAGATATTGATGACGTTATCTTTGGAATTAAAAGTGGAATTAACTATGTTGCTGCTTCATTCGTTAACTCAGCTAAAAACGTTAAAGAATTACGTGAATTATTAAATGCTAATGGCGGAGAACACGTACAAATTATTTCTAAAATTGAATCTCACTTAGGGGTTACAAACATCGATGAAATTATCGCTGAATCAGATGGTATCATGGTTGCTCGTGGAGATTTAGGATTAGAAATTCCTTACTATGATGTTCCATACTTCCAAAAAGTTATGATCAGAAAATGTAGAGAAGCTGGAAAACCAGTTATTGTTGCTACACAAATGTTAGACTCAATGGAAAACAACCCACACCCAACTCGTGCTGAAGTTACAGACGTTTACCTTGCTACAGAATTAGGAGCAGACTCAACAATGCTTTCAGGTGAATCAGCAAACGGAAAATTCCCACTTGAATCTGTTAAAGTTATGTCGGCAATTAATAGAAGAGCTGAAAAAGAATTCTACTCAAAAAATTACTATGATGTTCAACTTGAAGAAGTACGTAAAAACTCAGATCCAGAAAACCCACGTTCATTAATTGCTTATGAAGTTGCTAATAGAGTACGTCGTGGAGATTACAAATATGCTATTGTTCTTTCAAGAACAGGTCAATTACTTAAAGAAGTTGCTAAATTCCGTCCAAATACAGCAATTATTGGTATTGTAAATGACGAAAAAATGATTAACGCTTTTGGAGCTACATCAAGTGTATTCACATCAGTAGACTCATTACGTTTATTCAATGAAATTAAAAACAACCACGCAAGTGCTATTGAAGCTTTAGAACCATATGAACCACAACCAGGTGACAAATACCTTGTTGTTGAAAATCATTCAATTACAGAACACGTTGTTAAATAA
- the yihA gene encoding ribosome biogenesis GTP-binding protein YihA/YsxC: MFKFIKSSSTKSNWLVHSGVEICFWGRSNVGKSSLINSITNISNLARVSKTPGRTQLLNYFADENKVIVDLPGYGYAKMGTRENEKMNLMIQEYLENSTNLKHVFLLLDSRRGITEIDAQIISYLKSLRKPITFIFTKLDKLNQSEKSKLLKLIKEIESEWFEFDYILVSTLKKTNIDKLKEKIEHIFIGG, encoded by the coding sequence ATGTTTAAATTTATCAAAAGTAGTTCGACTAAATCAAATTGACTAGTTCACTCTGGTGTTGAAATTTGTTTTTGAGGTCGATCAAACGTTGGTAAAAGTAGTTTAATTAATAGCATCACAAACATTTCTAATTTGGCACGTGTAAGTAAAACACCTGGTAGAACTCAATTATTAAACTATTTTGCTGATGAAAATAAAGTAATTGTTGATTTACCTGGTTATGGTTATGCGAAGATGGGCACAAGAGAAAATGAAAAAATGAATTTGATGATTCAAGAATATCTTGAAAATTCAACAAATTTAAAACATGTTTTTCTTCTTTTGGATTCACGAAGAGGTATAACTGAAATTGATGCGCAAATAATTAGTTATCTTAAGAGTTTGCGAAAACCAATAACATTTATTTTCACTAAACTAGATAAATTAAATCAAAGTGAAAAATCTAAACTTTTAAAGCTAATAAAAGAAATTGAAAGTGAGTGATTTGAGTTTGATTATATTCTTGTTTCAACACTTAAAAAAACTAATATTGATAAATTAAAAGAAAAAATTGAACATATTTTTATAGGAGGATAA
- a CDS encoding NAD(P)/FAD-dependent oxidoreductase: protein MDKNIYDLAIIGAGPAGLNAALYASRANLSVIFIEKSAPGGKVSLTSKVENWIGTELIEGWELGTKFFEHAKKYGALYKYGEVVKINNISDLDKEVVLASGEIIKSKTVLIASGMKNKVPTFIKNIEKFENRGVSYCAICDGPLFGKNPSLILGGGNSAVEEAAYLSNIASEVTLITNIDHLTAEKHLITDLESKSNVKILYNSTIKEINGQNSLESAIIIDNGVEKEIKVSSLFPYIGMVASNEFIKDLGIVEENGFIKTDEHMQTKIPGIFAAGDIIDKKIRQIVTAASDGSIAAKAISDLLNKS, encoded by the coding sequence ATGGACAAAAATATTTATGATTTAGCTATTATTGGAGCTGGCCCTGCAGGACTTAATGCAGCTCTCTATGCTTCAAGAGCAAATTTAAGTGTTATTTTTATTGAAAAGAGTGCACCTGGCGGAAAGGTTTCGTTAACTTCAAAAGTTGAAAATTGAATTGGCACTGAATTAATTGAAGGATGAGAATTAGGAACCAAATTTTTTGAACATGCTAAAAAATATGGAGCATTGTACAAATATGGTGAAGTTGTCAAAATAAACAATATTTCAGATTTAGATAAAGAAGTGGTTTTGGCTAGTGGAGAAATAATCAAATCAAAGACTGTCTTAATTGCAAGTGGTATGAAAAATAAAGTTCCAACTTTTATTAAAAATATAGAGAAATTTGAAAATCGCGGAGTAAGCTATTGCGCAATTTGCGATGGCCCATTATTTGGAAAAAATCCTTCGTTGATACTAGGTGGTGGTAATAGTGCTGTGGAAGAAGCTGCTTATTTATCTAATATTGCTTCAGAGGTTACTTTGATAACAAATATTGATCATCTTACTGCTGAAAAACACTTAATTACAGACTTAGAATCAAAATCTAATGTTAAGATTTTATATAACTCTACTATTAAAGAAATTAATGGGCAAAATTCACTTGAAAGTGCAATCATTATTGATAATGGAGTTGAAAAAGAAATTAAAGTTTCATCATTATTTCCATATATAGGGATGGTGGCAAGCAATGAATTTATCAAAGATTTAGGTATTGTTGAAGAAAATGGGTTTATTAAAACTGATGAGCACATGCAAACAAAAATTCCTGGTATTTTTGCTGCTGGAGATATAATAGACAAAAAAATACGTCAAATTGTTACTGCTGCTAGTGATGGTTCAATCGCAGCTAAAGCTATAAGTGACTTATTAAATAAATCATAG
- the hpt gene encoding hypoxanthine phosphoribosyltransferase, which translates to MDLVDKRIKKVLYSQVEIEQKIVELANWVNQEFKDSKNLIIVCLLKGAMPFMAQLIKSVNVDHTIDFMITSSYAGSHASSGSVKIIMDLANDIENKDVLVVEDIIDSGITLNKIKEILQTRKPNKLKILTLLDKPYNRKVKLNADKFGFLVPDEFLVGFGLDYKEKMRNLPYIGIFDEKFLEK; encoded by the coding sequence ATGGATTTAGTAGATAAAAGAATCAAAAAAGTTTTATATTCACAAGTAGAAATTGAACAAAAAATTGTTGAGCTTGCTAACTGAGTTAATCAAGAATTTAAAGATAGTAAAAATTTAATAATTGTCTGTTTATTAAAAGGCGCCATGCCATTTATGGCTCAACTAATTAAAAGCGTTAATGTTGATCATACAATAGATTTTATGATCACTTCAAGTTATGCAGGATCACATGCAAGTAGTGGAAGTGTTAAAATTATTATGGACTTAGCTAATGACATTGAAAACAAGGATGTTTTAGTAGTTGAAGACATAATTGATTCAGGAATTACGCTTAATAAAATAAAGGAAATTTTACAAACTAGAAAACCAAATAAGTTAAAAATATTAACTTTACTAGATAAACCTTATAATCGTAAAGTTAAATTAAATGCTGATAAATTCGGTTTTCTTGTACCAGATGAATTTTTAGTTGGTTTTGGATTAGATTATAAAGAAAAGATGCGTAATCTTCCTTATATTGGAATCTTTGATGAAAAATTTTTAGAAAAATAA
- a CDS encoding phosphate acetyltransferase — translation MKFIDLLDKKINEINTTKKIVLIDGDDNRSIEAAKLLAKKYKNVEVTLLVEKDHEPVDNLQFLNMNNDKNVIEQMVKDYVVLRKGKETEEQAIKALSSRPFYAMMLLAQGKIDGVVGGLNYSTADILRAAFKTIGPKPGIKTISSVMIMHKDEDTLIFSDISVNPKPNQEQLSEIGLNAADFAKQMGFDPRVAFLSFSTDGSAKTDETVMVRNATDLFNDTYQGVKAIGEIQLDAALVSEIRKAKYSRESYSERANVLVFPDLGAGNIGYKLVQRLGGYGAIGPVVVGTNKPVNDLSRGSTVEDVLNTVLITVLQSEGV, via the coding sequence ATGAAATTTATTGATTTATTAGACAAAAAAATAAATGAAATTAATACAACAAAAAAAATTGTATTGATTGATGGTGATGATAATAGAAGTATTGAAGCGGCTAAATTACTTGCTAAAAAATATAAAAATGTTGAAGTAACTTTACTAGTTGAAAAAGACCACGAACCAGTTGATAATTTGCAATTTTTAAACATGAACAATGATAAAAATGTAATTGAACAAATGGTTAAAGATTATGTAGTTTTAAGAAAAGGTAAAGAAACTGAAGAACAAGCAATAAAAGCACTTAGTTCTCGTCCATTTTATGCAATGATGCTTTTAGCTCAAGGGAAAATTGATGGAGTTGTTGGAGGATTAAATTATTCAACTGCTGATATTTTGAGAGCGGCATTTAAAACTATTGGTCCAAAACCAGGAATTAAGACAATTAGTTCAGTTATGATTATGCATAAAGATGAAGATACATTAATCTTTAGCGACATTTCTGTTAATCCTAAACCAAACCAAGAACAACTTAGTGAAATAGGACTTAATGCAGCTGATTTTGCTAAACAAATGGGATTTGATCCTAGAGTTGCATTTTTAAGTTTTTCAACAGATGGTTCGGCCAAAACTGATGAAACAGTTATGGTCAGAAATGCAACTGATTTATTTAACGACACTTACCAAGGGGTTAAAGCTATTGGTGAAATTCAACTTGATGCGGCTTTAGTTTCTGAAATTAGAAAAGCAAAATATTCTAGAGAATCTTACAGTGAAAGAGCCAATGTTTTAGTTTTCCCGGATTTAGGTGCTGGAAATATTGGGTATAAATTAGTTCAACGTCTTGGTGGTTATGGTGCAATTGGACCGGTAGTGGTCGGTACAAACAAACCAGTAAATGACCTCTCAAGAGGAAGTACAGTTGAAGATGTTTTAAATACTGTTTTAATCACAGTTTTACAGTCAGAAGGAGTTTAA
- the coaD gene encoding pantetheine-phosphate adenylyltransferase, which translates to MNKKYAIYPGSFDPWHKGHMEILKKALKIFDAIFIIVSINPDKSNQSDIDKRFSEVKEKVKRLSNVEVLINKNGFIADMAKELNVNFIIRSARNNTDFNYELELAAGNKTLNSDLETILIMPNYEDINYSSTLERHKEKLKNV; encoded by the coding sequence ATGAATAAAAAGTATGCAATCTACCCAGGTTCCTTCGACCCTTGACATAAGGGTCATATGGAAATATTAAAAAAAGCATTAAAAATTTTTGATGCTATTTTTATAATAGTTTCAATAAACCCTGATAAAAGTAATCAGTCAGATATAGATAAAAGATTTAGTGAAGTAAAAGAAAAAGTTAAACGCTTATCGAATGTAGAAGTATTGATTAACAAAAATGGTTTTATTGCTGATATGGCTAAAGAGTTAAATGTCAATTTTATTATTAGAAGTGCACGAAATAATACTGATTTTAATTATGAACTAGAGCTTGCAGCAGGAAATAAAACCTTAAATAGCGATCTTGAAACAATTTTAATTATGCCCAACTATGAAGACATAAATTATAGTTCAACACTTGAAAGACATAAGGAGAAATTAAAGAATGTTTAA
- a CDS encoding ATP-binding cassette domain-containing protein encodes MKLKKYLFLNWKLSLFTVLIVPIFSFINVVNFWLTTSLLKDITGNSNVDINSLIIRIAVFAGFSIISLLFVIVQQKCYLLIIFRGHYHLRKDVYAQISKAHPRDIKNADKEKILNTLENDCHNISQMLILPAAFLNGFLEVIGIMILYSFLSWELLLIFLGVTVVKIAKDMFIYSFYSPFTKKESEIKNTILNKVNRFLSAYNLIIFSNKKEYFVNKFITKITPVYTAYNKNLNNKTIVSYIANLLDLVIEVSVFIGAFFLYKSGKIGIELLVLSIVHFGSLAVRLSFTVQVFGGYFQLISLWKKVKKFLSTFKTPNNLSFDRFEKIELRNINLSFDDKKVFENFNLTINKGDKVLLLGKSGCGKSTLAKLMLNLYDNFEGDILVNDIKVEKNDSLSNLFNYCSVESKNTLNVDLNENQNRSKELKELFNVNFINDQIEENKNYSTGEQQRINLLNSFYVDKEIMILDESLSNLDKKNRDEIMNKLFKLDKTVIMISHHIEKDDYSMFTKVIDFNKK; translated from the coding sequence ATGAAGCTTAAAAAATATTTATTTCTTAATTGAAAATTAAGTTTGTTTACTGTATTGATTGTTCCAATTTTCTCTTTTATTAATGTTGTGAATTTTTGATTAACCACAAGTTTACTTAAAGATATTACAGGTAATTCTAATGTTGATATTAATTCACTAATTATTAGAATAGCAGTATTTGCTGGATTTAGTATTATTTCGTTATTATTTGTTATAGTTCAACAAAAATGTTATTTATTAATTATTTTCAGGGGACATTATCACTTAAGAAAAGATGTTTATGCACAAATATCCAAGGCACATCCAAGAGATATTAAAAATGCTGATAAAGAAAAAATATTGAATACTCTTGAAAATGATTGTCATAATATAAGTCAAATGTTAATTTTACCAGCTGCGTTTCTAAATGGATTTTTGGAAGTGATAGGAATTATGATTCTTTATAGTTTTTTAAGTTGAGAACTACTTTTAATTTTTTTAGGTGTTACAGTTGTTAAAATAGCTAAAGACATGTTTATTTATAGTTTTTACTCTCCTTTTACCAAAAAAGAATCGGAGATTAAAAATACTATTCTTAATAAAGTTAATCGTTTTTTAAGTGCATATAATTTAATCATTTTTAGCAATAAAAAAGAATATTTTGTTAATAAATTTATTACTAAGATCACTCCTGTTTATACAGCTTATAATAAAAACCTAAATAATAAAACAATTGTTAGTTATATTGCAAATTTATTAGATTTAGTTATTGAAGTAAGTGTATTTATCGGTGCATTCTTTTTATACAAAAGTGGGAAAATTGGAATTGAGTTATTAGTTCTTTCAATTGTTCATTTCGGTTCTCTAGCTGTAAGACTAAGTTTCACTGTTCAAGTCTTTGGGGGGTATTTCCAATTAATTTCTTTATGAAAAAAAGTTAAGAAATTTTTATCAACTTTTAAAACACCAAATAATTTAAGTTTTGATAGATTTGAGAAAATAGAATTAAGAAACATTAATTTAAGTTTTGATGATAAAAAAGTCTTTGAAAACTTTAATTTAACCATAAATAAGGGTGATAAGGTATTGTTGCTTGGAAAAAGCGGATGTGGGAAAAGCACTTTAGCTAAACTTATGTTAAACTTATATGATAATTTTGAAGGTGATATTTTAGTTAATGATATTAAAGTCGAAAAGAACGATTCTTTAAGTAATTTATTTAACTACTGCAGTGTTGAAAGTAAAAATACCTTGAATGTTGATTTAAATGAAAATCAAAATAGAAGTAAAGAATTAAAAGAATTATTTAATGTAAACTTTATTAATGATCAAATTGAGGAAAACAAGAATTATTCAACAGGCGAACAACAAAGAATTAATCTTTTAAATAGCTTTTATGTTGATAAAGAGATTATGATATTAGATGAAAGTTTAAGCAACCTAGATAAGAAAAATCGTGATGAGATCATGAATAAGTTATTTAAGTTAGATAAAACAGTAATTATGATTTCACACCATATTGAAAAAGATGATTATTCAATGTTTACAAAAGTTATTGACTTTAATAAAAAATAA
- a CDS encoding acetate/propionate family kinase, with protein sequence MSKILVINAGSSSIKLTLFNKENFEVVATGIAERITLPMGKITIKFNGKHEKELALPNHHVAAQHILEMLNELKIISDVKEIEYIGYRIVQGGPYFDKASKLTEKEIQLIDQVSIYAPLHNPGAIQAIRAFNEVIPHAKASANFDTAFHTTINKVNSTYPIPREISEKYGIKKYGAHGISHRYITDKLQEILGKKTVNFVNLHIGNGASLCAVKDSKSFDTSMGLTPLAGIMMGTRSGDIDPSIHEFLMKEMNVNISEFTNMLNKESGLLGVSGVSSDMRDVRSAAESGNKNAIFALELYVQKVVDYTSIYFNKIGPKVDALVFTAGVGENSPKFRQEVIDKINFRHIKLDSVKNNGNIDEFELISTPDSEIPVYVIRTNEELVIARDAVKLYE encoded by the coding sequence ATGTCTAAAATTTTAGTAATTAATGCAGGAAGTAGCTCAATTAAATTAACACTTTTCAATAAAGAAAATTTTGAAGTAGTGGCTACAGGTATTGCTGAAAGAATTACTTTACCAATGGGTAAAATCACAATTAAGTTTAATGGTAAACATGAAAAAGAACTAGCGCTGCCAAACCATCATGTTGCAGCTCAACACATTTTAGAAATGTTAAATGAGCTAAAAATCATCAGTGATGTTAAAGAAATTGAATATATCGGATACAGAATTGTTCAAGGTGGTCCATACTTTGATAAAGCTTCAAAATTAACTGAAAAAGAAATTCAGTTAATTGACCAAGTTTCAATTTACGCTCCATTACACAATCCAGGAGCAATCCAAGCTATTAGGGCTTTTAATGAAGTTATTCCACATGCTAAAGCTAGTGCAAATTTTGACACTGCTTTCCATACAACAATTAATAAAGTGAATTCAACTTATCCAATTCCAAGAGAAATTAGTGAAAAATACGGAATTAAAAAATATGGTGCACATGGAATTTCGCATAGATACATTACCGACAAACTCCAAGAAATTCTTGGTAAAAAAACAGTAAACTTTGTTAATTTACACATCGGTAACGGTGCTTCGCTTTGTGCTGTAAAAGACTCAAAATCTTTTGATACATCAATGGGACTTACACCACTTGCTGGGATTATGATGGGTACTAGAAGTGGTGATATCGATCCATCAATTCATGAATTTTTAATGAAAGAGATGAATGTAAATATTAGTGAATTTACAAATATGTTGAACAAAGAATCTGGTCTTCTTGGAGTTTCGGGAGTGTCTAGTGATATGCGTGATGTTAGAAGTGCTGCTGAAAGTGGCAATAAAAATGCTATTTTTGCACTTGAACTTTATGTACAAAAAGTTGTTGATTATACATCGATTTACTTTAATAAAATCGGACCAAAAGTTGATGCATTAGTCTTTACTGCTGGTGTAGGTGAAAATAGTCCAAAATTTAGACAAGAAGTTATTGATAAAATTAACTTTAGACATATTAAACTTGACTCAGTTAAAAACAATGGGAATATTGATGAATTTGAGTTGATTTCAACTCCTGATTCTGAAATTCCAGTTTATGTAATTAGAACTAATGAAGAATTAGTGATTGCTCGTGATGCAGTCAAATTATATGAATAA